ACTATCGGCAGGTCATCTTATTAACCGAATGCCTTTGCAAAGTTTAAGCTTTAGTAGTCCGTATGAAAagttttttttctgaaaatccaGATTTATCTCACATACGAGTATTTGGGTGCTTGTGTTTTGTTTCTGACTTAACACCTTCAAATACAAAGTTTGATGCAAAAGGAATTGCACACGTCTTCATTGGTTATCCAGCTGGAAAGAAAGGCTACAAAGTCCTTCATCCAGTCACTCATCAGGTATCAATCTCACGAGATGTTATTTTTCATGAACGTAATTTTCCATTTCATGTAAAAGACAATATTACATCTCAACCATTCTTTCTTCCTCAAATCACCTTTCCTTCTTCTGATACATTTCCTATACCTGATGCATTTGAAATGAACAATGGTTATATTGATTCTATTCCTGTTCATAGTCAAACCAATCAGCCTTCCACTTCACAGACATCACATACTAATTCTTTAACTCAAGATCTTTCTGACGTTGATAACTCGGCTTCTTCCTCTGGTCATTTTCCAATATTAAGAAGAAGCACTCGAGTACATAAACCATATGTCCTTCTTGACAATTATATATGCAATATTACCATTGCAGACATACCTGAGAAATGTCACTGGTGTAATTTGGTGTCATTTAACAATCTTTCTACTTAATCTCATGCTTTAGTAGCCAATAGTGATTCTGTTGTTGAACCTACTACGTATAAAGAGGCTTTTACAGATCCAAGATGGATTATGGCAATGGAGAAAGAAATACAGGCATTGATACAAAATAACACATGGGTTTTAACTGATCTCCCACCTGGTAAACGTCCCATAGGGTACAAATGGGTGTTTAAAATCAAGCTCAAGTCTGATGGGACTGTGGAACGTTACAAAGCTTGTCTCGTGGCTAAAGGTTATAATCAGAAATGGGGGATTGATTATGAGGAAACATTTTCTCCAGTAGTTAAAATGACCACTGTACGCTGTTTACTTGCAATTGCTGCTAGCCGGAAATGGGAATTACACCAGCTTGACGTGAATAACGCATTCCTCCATAGAGACTTGTTTGAAGAAGTATATATGTTACCACCACCAGGTTTTCCTAACCCTTTTAATCAGGTATGCAAACTTATCAAATCACTGTACGGTTTGAAGCAAACTTCCCGCCAGTGGTTTGCTAATTAGTGGGGGAATTATATGCTAAGGAATTCATTCAATCAAAGTATGATTATTCATTGTTTATCAAAAAGAATGGAATGCATATGACAGTGGCTGCTGTATACGTTGATGATATTATTCTGACAGGAAGTGATGCACATGAAATTAAACAGCTCAAACTGCATCTTGATAAGACTTTTAGTATTAAGGATCTTGGAAAGCTCAGTTTCTTTATTGGTATAGAGATTGGTTATCTAGACAGTGGCATTTCTATGTCCCAAAGAAAGTTTACTATGGAGTTGTTGGAACAATCAGGAATAGTTGAGTTTAAAAATGCAGTCACCCCCTTCCTATAAATCTAAAGTTGAGTGCTACAAAAGGGGAATTATTTCATGACCCAAGCCTGTACAGATGCCTAGTTGGGAAGCTAAACTTTTTAACCCACACTAGACCAGATTTGTCATTCACAGTCCAACACTTAAGTCAATTCTTACAGACTCCAAGAGTACCTCATTATCAAGCCTTGGTTCACACTCTGAATTATGTAGCAAGCACAGCAGGGCAAGGAATTATCTTGAATGCAGACTTACAGCTCACCCTATAGGCCTTCTCTGATTCAGACTGGGGTGCTTGTTTAGACACTAGGAGGTCAATAACTGGTTACTTGATGAAGCTTGGTAAGTCTCCAATCAGTTGGAAATCTATGAAACAGAGTGTTGTGTCTAAGAGTTCAGCAAAGGCTGAATATAGAGCTATGTCTGCAGCAGCTTCAGAGATAACTTGGCTTGTGAGATTACTATCAGAGTTAGAAGTCACTAATCTACCACCAGTGATACTACATTGTGATAACCAAAGCGCCATACACATTGCTAAGAATCCGGTGCAACATGAGAGAACAAAACATATTGAAATCGATGTTCATTTCACTAGAGACAAGGTGCTGAAGGGTTTAATTCAACTCACTTACTTGCCTACTGCAAATCAGATTGCAGATGTGTTTACTAAAGTACTACCTTCAACTCAGTTTAAGGAACTACTTAACAAACTAGGAATGTCACAGGGTCATTCCAGTTTGAGGGGGACTGTTGAGAGTACTGAAGAATGTGAAGATGCCAGCTCAGCTCTATAATCTGACTCAGCATGCCACGTCATCAGAATGACAGATATAGAAGTTTGTTACAACAGAATCAATCATGTCCACTCACTCTTTCTCTCTCTGAAGACATATATTAGACACATTAGCTAGTTAATCATTTTTCAGTTTTACTACTATATTTTTTCtcattcttcttcttcaagaaacaTGTAAACAGTAATAAGTAATGCTTCTGTAATCAGTAGATTGATTTACAAAGATGTTCATAGTTAAGTTCATTCCGCATTATTCAATCTTGTTACAATAACAAGTTTGAAGATTTTTTTTACAAGAACCCTTCAAAGTTCTTATCGGAAACAACATGATTTCTGCTATGGCATGCATAACAGCAAGAACACTTAACATTTTCAACAGGGATCATAGTACTTGCAGGCTAACCACAATGAATACATGTTTGTTTTAGTTCCGTCAAGTGAATATGTCTTTTTAAGTTGACATGTGAAAGGAACTAGGAATTTCGGCAGCATTGCAATATGTTCAATGTATTTAGAATGCAAGTAATTCATAGATACAAGGCCAAATCCTGCCGGATAATTCAGATCACACCATATTTTCAGACTTTTTGTCTAGCTCCTAAAATAAACAAGAAATTTTCCGTGTTGCTCAACCACCTTGTTAAACATGCTTCCTGATCTTGAGAATACAGATATATAATCAAGAATTGCATTAATAAAGAATATAAAACAAGGAAAGAATATACAAGAACATATATACTACACAGTTGGGGCAAACGGTACTCAAAATTGTACCTCAGAATTATTAAACCAAAATTTTAATCACATGTTTGAAAACACACATATTTGTGTTAACCACCTCCTTAAACTTTTAATTGAAATTCTAATCCACAAATATCATAAAAAAATAATTCTAATTAGACTGACTCATCATAGTTTTAAACTCAGAAAAATTTACAAAACCATCCCCATCAGAATCAACTGATGTAATCATCTTAACACAATCCTGTTCCGTGCACTTCTCCCCAAGCTTTGTCAAAATCTGGTGCAGTTCCGACGAAGAAATAAGTCCATTCCTATTAATATCATACATATCAAAAGCTTCTCGTAACTCGCCTTCTCCATTATCACTTCCAGCTGAGCAAAACTTTGCAAACTCATCCAGACTAACGAATCCGTCTTTATCAGTATCGATTTCTTCCATCATGCGGGTGATTTCCTCAGCTGAAGGCGTACTGCCAAGGGTTTTAATCACCTCGCTGAGCTCTTCAGCAGAGAGTTGGCCATCATTGTTCGCATCGAAACGTTTTAAGGCACGCTTGATTTCGTCAAGGTCTTGGAGGTAAAGAGAGGAGAGTGCCGGCGATTGCTCGGATTTGGAGGTCTCCATGGTTTGGTAGGGTTCGTGAAGGCAATGAAGAAGAGAGGATATAAAATGAGAAATATTGGTACTTGTGGAAAGTATGGTCGTTATTTTTCGTTATTTTTGGAAAGAGAGGATGACCTCACAAGTGGTTGTGGCGGTTCAAGATAGAGAGATATATCACTAATATTTGGGTAAATGACTACTTGATATATAAAAGATTCATACATAAATATtagcttttaaaatttatttaaatttttcaGTACAGAATTTCATAATATATTATTTCAAAATTTGTACACTATATCTGGTGATCTACTTGCAAATGTAGCTTAATATTCCTTTTTAATATGTTACTCATATTTGTTATAGGTATTTCTTAAATATACAAAATTGTTAAGGCCAAATTCTTGCATTTTAAATACAGTTGAGATGCTCTCGTATGGTTCTGCTACACTGCAAAGTCTGCAATACATGAAAGATTACACTCCCACTTCTCTTCGGGATACAAGACTCTACAAAAAATTATATCTACCTCCAATTTCTCGATAAGAATTCAAACTTTTCATGCGACAAACATTATGTAGCACGCACCTTTGCAGATGATGATGGGCTGATGACCACAATCATTCTGACGAAGATCCAAAGCTTCATTGCTATAAATTCACCAATCCAGTCGAAGGAAGACTAAAGAACCTTTATGTTTTTATCTTTCTTACACTAGCTCCTCAAATCCAAATATTGTCAAGATTCTTATGTAGGCATTATCGCTTAATTCTTTTCATGCACTACTGAATCCTCCACAAAAGATCTATTCCGTACATTTACATGCAATTTGTCCAGAATCCTCCAAGACACGGCATCTGGTGTCCGGCCATTCTTTTTCATTTCTCCCATAATTCTGTACGCTTCTTTCTTCTTACCCAACTTACAAGCAGTATCCATTAGAATATTGTAGCTCACAGTATTTGGATTAATCCCACAGTCAACTAACTCATATATAAAATCACACGCCTCATCAAACTTTCCAGCGTTGCAAAACCCTTTAAGGATAGCCGCATAGACAAAATTATCATGAATCTTGGAGGGCCACACAACATTGTCCCAAAAACTCTTAGCCTCGTCTACTTGGTTAGCATTGAACAATCCATCAATTACTATCGTCCAAGTAATACTATCAGCAATTACACCACCACTCACCATGCTGTTAAACAGATTCATTGCTTCTTTTGTCCGGTCTAATTTAAACAATCCACGAAGAACTGCATTATAAGTCACAACCCCAGGTACAAAACCGTTTTTAGGCATAACATTATGTAATATATTAAGAGCTTCTTCAGTTCTTCCGAGATGTAACAAACCACATATGACGGTGGTAAAGGTCACAGCATCAGGACTGCAAAATTTTCCCGCCATCATATCACACAACACTTGTAATGGCTCCTCAATCCTTTCCATCTTGCAGAAACCATGAATTACAGTGTTGAGGGTAATCACATCAGGCTTGCACTCCGTTTGGAGCATATAAACAAGAACATTCAGAAGCTCAGTCGGGTTATTCACAAGGCAAAGAGCTTTTAGATAAATATTGTAAATCCTAATGACATCCACGCCTTTCTTCTTCAACATGATCTCAAGAACTTTCCTCGCCTTTCCAATATCAGACTCTCGACAAAGACCCTCCAACAAAACTTTATACGTAAATTCTGAAGGCAAGTATCCAACTCCATTTCCCTCTTCCAACAACTGATGAGCCCTCAGACATCCACCAGTTTTACTAAGCCCGtgtatgatagcattataagaaacaaagctgGGCACATATCCTCTCTTCCTCATTATATATGTAATCCTAGACGCACTGTGATACTTCCCATTTTTACACAACGAATTAATAATCTCCCCGTAAGCAAACTCTTCGCACACATTTTTCCCTTGAGGCATATTTTCCGCAATTTCAAACACCTCACTAAACAACCCTTCATTACACAAACACTCAACTAAATTCCCAAACGCCAAATTATTAACACTAACGTCATCCCCATCCCCCATTACTCCCCAAAGCTTCCCCATCAACTCCTTCCACTCATTCCCCTTCTTCCTAACAACCCCGCAAATCAACACACTATACGTAAGCGAATTAGGCCTCACATTATTCTCCctcatttcatcaaacaccttatACGCATCCCCAATCTCCCCAACTTTACAATACCCATTAATCAAACTAGTATACGAAACCACATTCGGAGAATGCCCTCTTCTTATCAGATCGAAAACCAACCTATGCGCATCACGCACCCTCAAAACCCCACAAAACTGATCAATCAACCGATTATAATTACACAAAGACGCCACAAAATGCGGCTTAAACTCAACCAAACGATTGAAAACAAACAATGTAGCTTCCGGGTTTCGATAATCGAGTAATCTGGCAATGATGACATTACAAGTACGTTCATCAGGAACAGCATAAGCAGAAGTAACAAACATAAGAAATCGATGATGAGCTTCGGAGAAGCGATTAGAATCGCATAATGCATGAATAATGGAGCTGAGATTGAGTGAGGTGGGGTGGTAGTTTTGAAGACGGAGGTGATCAATAAGGCCAAGAGCTGCGTCGACATTGCGGTGAGTTGTGCAGAGCTCGTGGATTTTTTTGGTCCAGTAGGCGGGGGTGTTGGTTATGTTAATAACAAGgttttgttgttgttgttgttgttgttgtgtgTGAAATGAGTGTGTGGAGAAGAAAAGTGAGTGCATGTGTGGGAGTGATTTCATTGTTGTTGTTTTAAGTGATTGGGGTTTTGAGAGGAACATGTTTTGAGATGTTTTAGCATGGTTTGGTTAGAGTCGAGGGTGATTATGATTTTTGAACGGGCATCAGGAGTGATGGAGAGCCCCGCTACTCACACCCGCCTTGTCCCGGGTTCCAAAACTCAAATAAGATTCAAACTCTAGAGAAATATGCTATATTCCATAAAATAACCTGGGGCTGCAGAATATAAGTCCTTTTTGGCTGATTCCGATtaattttttccctaattttataAGCAAGGACATAACACCCTTccaaatttttaaaatttagaatttaTTTTCTCATAGCCTTTTGGAACACCGGTACAAGATAATTGCAAATATTATAAGAAGCTAGGAAAGATTATCAGCATAGACTGTAGGAGTTTTTGCATTTTTTTTTCTTCGAgtgatcataacttcattaccCCTCCGAATAACAAATATTGGAATATACTAAGTCAAGAGTCATTCCAAAAGAGTCCTAGCATATTcctcaaaaatattattaaaaaataaatcttaGTGTTTTAAGATATTTTATTGTAATTCAACTCCAACAACATTCTTTATAAatgtattttattaatattttattattatatttaaactctAGTTATATATTTGAAGTGGAGAAGGAGAGAGAACTGATTGGGCATTGAATGCACATCCATGTCGGCCCTATATGCGGCCGGACCAAGCAGAAGGAAGCTCTAGAGTATAAGATTTTTTTGGAAGGAGTTTAAAGCCGCCGCGTGCCAAGATTGGCTTGCCTGCTCCTGGTTGAATTCCAGGCCATACCGggtgttgacggaggaatctggtaacaacaaagattgaggtttttCGCCGAAATTAAGATCTATAACGGTGGTTCTTcgccggaaaatcaagcggtgtgtggtggtttgtggttattttaggctgagattgatcagagtaagtggaggctctcttatcagctctcaactttttatactctcaatgtgcctacgtaccctttatatagggatcaaacctgacgtagttcttgtggAACATTAATCTAATGGACTTAGACTTTTTATCcctaggcccggtagaagcccATCCAGAATTTATATTTCCGCTAgttttaggaatgtccaactatgaggcccaaccgcgaaggcccaaggctcatccgtaatcgcaggacttcacggatagtgcatctccctgcgcaaggatactaccccgctacagctatctcccttgagcTACGGatgcaggtatagccacggttcaccccaagtgccggacgcatccttgtcccccgaatgaggataacccactaGATAACaagacaggtgatcccaagcttttgggtgcaaagtgcaggatgactccaaagttctccaacgaggacacccgttgaatacaagaacagagttcccaaagcacacaccaatgttaaccccgcatccccaacgaggacacccgttgaatacaggaggagggCTTCAATCATCAGgtatacccctggaggccttcaagttTTTCACGAaaatccccctccttgaccgtctcaaggagggaattcttcaaagagtacctgcaacaaatacgttagtaaaaATAATCTCTACTGCTCCTCTTCATGCAAGCTTTATCCCAAAGTCACCatacaggacgcgtcctaagaccCTGGGCGCGTCCTCCCCTTTATGAAGCCAGTAGTATTTCCTCAATAGCTGTTTCTTACAGCATGCCCCGGCGACAAGACGCGTCCTGATAGATACGTGTGCGTCC
The genomic region above belongs to Apium graveolens cultivar Ventura unplaced genomic scaffold, ASM990537v1 ctg1768, whole genome shotgun sequence and contains:
- the LOC141700090 gene encoding calcium-binding allergen Ole e 8-like codes for the protein METSKSEQSPALSSLYLQDLDEIKRALKRFDANNDGQLSAEELSEVIKTLGSTPSAEEITRMMEEIDTDKDGFVSLDEFAKFCSAGSDNGEGELREAFDMYDINRNGLISSSELHQILTKLGEKCTEQDCVKMITSVDSDGDGFVNFSEFKTMMSQSN
- the LOC141700092 gene encoding uncharacterized protein LOC141700092 translates to MFLSKPQSLKTTTMKSLPHMHSLFFSTHSFHTQQQQQQQQNLVINITNTPAYWTKKIHELCTTHRNVDAALGLIDHLRLQNYHPTSLNLSSIIHALCDSNRFSEAHHRFLMFVTSAYAVPDERTCNVIIARLLDYRNPEATLFVFNRLVEFKPHFVASLCNYNRLIDQFCGVLRVRDAHRLVFDLIRRGHSPNVVSYTSLINGYCKVGEIGDAYKVFDEMRENNVRPNSLTYSVLICGVVRKKGNEWKELMGKLWGVMGDGDDVSVNNLAFGNLVECLCNEGLFSEVFEIAENMPQGKNVCEEFAYGEIINSLCKNGKYHSASRITYIMRKRGYVPSFVSYNAIIHGLSKTGGCLRAHQLLEEGNGVGYLPSEFTYKVLLEGLCRESDIGKARKVLEIMLKKKGVDVIRIYNIYLKALCLVNNPTELLNVLVYMLQTECKPDVITLNTVIHGFCKMERIEEPLQVLCDMMAGKFCSPDAVTFTTVICGLLHLGRTEEALNILHNVMPKNGFVPGVVTYNAVLRGLFKLDRTKEAMNLFNSMVSGGVIADSITWTIVIDGLFNANQVDEAKSFWDNVVWPSKIHDNFVYAAILKGFCNAGKFDEACDFIYELVDCGINPNTVSYNILMDTACKLGKKKEAYRIMGEMKKNGRTPDAVSWRILDKLHVNVRNRSFVEDSVVHEKN